From the genome of Chania multitudinisentens RB-25, one region includes:
- the cas6f gene encoding type I-F CRISPR-associated endoribonuclease Cas6/Csy4 gives MGHYIEIRILPDPDFGPSTLLEVLFAKLHRALGHVGQGQIGVSFPAAGKTLGDRLRLHGSLTALSTLDAQPWRKGLRDNTEHSGILPVPEKVKYRTVRRVQPKSNAERLRRRSVSKGWLTEEEARQRIPDSVEKRSSLPFIRLKSLSSEQTFLLFIEQGPLGDNATEGAFSAYGLSPTATIPWF, from the coding sequence ATGGGGCATTATATTGAAATCCGTATTCTTCCCGATCCTGACTTCGGCCCTTCAACGTTGTTGGAGGTGCTGTTTGCCAAGTTGCACCGGGCGTTAGGCCATGTAGGCCAGGGGCAGATCGGGGTAAGCTTTCCTGCGGCGGGTAAAACCTTGGGGGATCGGCTGCGTTTGCACGGTTCTCTTACTGCACTCAGTACATTAGACGCACAGCCGTGGCGCAAAGGGCTGCGTGATAATACTGAGCACAGCGGCATTTTGCCGGTGCCGGAGAAAGTGAAGTATCGCACCGTGCGGCGTGTGCAACCAAAGAGTAACGCGGAACGGTTACGCCGCCGTTCAGTCAGCAAAGGGTGGCTGACTGAAGAAGAAGCGCGGCAGCGTATTCCTGATTCAGTGGAAAAACGCTCATCTTTACCCTTTATTCGTTTGAAAAGCTTATCCAGCGAGCAGACGTTTCTGTTGTTTATCGAACAGGGGCCGCTTGGCGATAACGCAACCGAAGGTGCATTCAGTGCTTATGGCTTAAGCCCGACAGCGACCATCCCGTGGTTTTAA
- the csy3 gene encoding type I-F CRISPR-associated protein Csy3, giving the protein MAKATIKTASVLAFERKLANSDAMLYAGNWEQQGEWQPIKIQEKAVRGTISNRLKNAIASDPAKLDAEIQKANLQRVDVAALPFDCDTLKVSFTLRVLGNLAVPSVCNDQEYQAELANVINGYIAEQGFGELAARYAENLANGRFLWRNRVGAEAVKVCVKGKTQQWEFNSEDHSLRVFSPPQGALAALAQEIEQGLAGESFAFLSVEAFVRLGNGQEVFPSQELVLDSNSKKSKVLYQVADGAALHSQKVGNALRTIDTWYPDAAELGLGPIAVEPYGSVTSRGKAYRQPKQKMDFYTLLDNWVTKGDKPAVEQQHYVMAILIRGGVFGEKGE; this is encoded by the coding sequence ATGGCTAAAGCAACGATTAAAACGGCTTCCGTACTGGCATTCGAACGTAAATTAGCAAACTCCGATGCCATGCTGTATGCCGGTAATTGGGAACAACAGGGTGAATGGCAACCGATAAAAATTCAGGAAAAAGCGGTGCGCGGTACTATCTCCAACCGTTTAAAGAACGCGATTGCCAGCGATCCGGCCAAATTGGATGCCGAAATTCAAAAAGCCAACCTGCAACGGGTCGACGTTGCCGCGCTGCCTTTTGATTGCGACACCCTGAAAGTCAGCTTCACGCTGCGCGTGCTGGGCAATCTAGCGGTGCCTTCGGTGTGTAACGATCAGGAATATCAGGCTGAGCTGGCTAATGTGATTAATGGCTACATTGCGGAGCAGGGTTTTGGCGAGCTGGCGGCGCGCTATGCAGAAAACCTGGCGAATGGCCGTTTTCTGTGGCGCAACCGGGTGGGGGCTGAGGCAGTTAAGGTCTGTGTAAAAGGTAAAACCCAGCAATGGGAATTCAATAGTGAAGATCATAGCCTGCGCGTATTCAGCCCGCCGCAAGGCGCATTAGCGGCGTTGGCACAGGAAATAGAACAAGGTCTGGCGGGAGAGAGTTTCGCGTTTTTGAGCGTTGAGGCTTTTGTGCGCTTAGGCAATGGGCAAGAAGTTTTCCCTTCCCAGGAGTTGGTGCTCGACAGCAACAGCAAGAAAAGCAAGGTGTTGTATCAGGTGGCGGACGGTGCGGCACTGCATTCGCAGAAAGTGGGTAATGCGTTGCGCACCATCGATACCTGGTATCCCGATGCCGCTGAGTTGGGCCTGGGGCCGATTGCGGTTGAGCCTTACGGCTCCGTCACCAGCCGTGGCAAAGCGTACCGCCAACCGAAGCAGAAAATGGATTTTTATACATTGCTGGATAACTGGGTGACCAAAGGGGATAAACCGGCGGTTGAACAGCAGCACTATGTGATGGCTATTTTAATCCGTGGTGGTGTCTTTGGCGAAAAAGGCGAATAA
- the csy2 gene encoding type I-F CRISPR-associated protein Csy2, whose translation MSTLIVLRHVRVENANAIAGLTYGFPAITHFLGFTHALSRKLQLTHDLELENCGVVCHQQQLHAHSSGWDRVFSLTRNPLTKEAKTAAFNEEGRMHMTVSLLIECNGVVANGREGAKALADHLAPLCLRQRLAGGTIVSIGEVSVMAYPDETKALRRLMRRLLPGFVLLDRSELLQAHFEVLKQKEPQAEMIDAWLDFAALKMQATVDETIQWRYVAKPEKGFLVPLQTGYQAISPLFPPGEVENARDPVTPFRFAEAVYGIGEWRSPHRINDLKTLLWHYHHLNDTYVCRSALSAAVEYDEFNEEE comes from the coding sequence ATGAGCACGCTGATTGTCCTGCGTCACGTCCGGGTGGAAAACGCCAATGCGATCGCTGGGCTCACCTACGGTTTCCCGGCCATCACCCATTTTCTGGGTTTTACCCACGCGCTTTCGCGCAAATTACAGTTAACTCACGATCTGGAGCTGGAAAACTGCGGCGTGGTGTGCCACCAACAGCAGCTTCATGCGCATTCATCGGGGTGGGATCGCGTTTTTTCTCTCACCCGTAATCCGCTGACCAAAGAGGCCAAAACCGCTGCTTTCAATGAAGAAGGCCGTATGCATATGACGGTTTCGTTATTGATCGAGTGCAACGGCGTGGTTGCCAATGGGCGTGAAGGGGCAAAAGCCCTGGCAGATCATTTGGCACCGTTATGCCTGCGCCAGCGTTTGGCGGGTGGCACCATCGTCAGCATTGGGGAGGTCAGCGTGATGGCTTACCCGGATGAAACCAAGGCGCTGCGCCGCCTGATGCGCCGTTTATTACCGGGTTTTGTTCTGCTGGATCGTTCCGAACTGCTGCAAGCGCATTTTGAGGTGTTAAAGCAAAAAGAACCTCAGGCTGAAATGATCGACGCCTGGCTTGATTTTGCTGCGCTAAAAATGCAGGCCACGGTGGATGAAACAATCCAATGGCGTTATGTCGCCAAACCGGAAAAAGGCTTTTTGGTGCCGTTGCAAACCGGCTACCAAGCGATTTCCCCCTTGTTCCCGCCTGGTGAGGTGGAAAACGCCCGCGATCCGGTCACCCCTTTCCGCTTTGCGGAGGCGGTCTACGGCATTGGTGAATGGCGCAGCCCGCATCGTATTAACGACCTGAAAACCTTGTTGTGGCATTACCACCATCTGAACGATACCTACGTCTGCCGCAGTGCGTTATCGGCAGCGGTGGAATACGACGAATTTAACGAAGAAGAATGA
- the csy1 gene encoding type I-F CRISPR-associated protein Csy1, which yields MEDKTFSQLIARYIEGRKQPKLEAFDKEAEKRLAGLTDSEQLAVTQQDIAQQRRELEQRYEVRNWLTDAASRAGQISLVTHALKFTHSDAKGSSVFLSTAEGDLAYLATATLRNPALDAVGNAAALDCAKLLQMEYEGESLIAVLDRGDDSPLAALAESDRQLQQWVNGFKQVLTDKQPSSHKLAKQLYFPIGDNEYHLLSPLFSSSLAHAMHQRIADARFSDAAKEIYSAFKAGEWHPAARVSYPNTAVQNIGGTKPQNISYLNSVRGGRTWLLSCAAPSWKIISKPPTRHKSIFHDYGDFSRMAYPIVRELRHYLLSVKDLENTKDIRDSRLAFTDEIIDTLFNYVAMVQDLEVQAGWSAKEDCQLKRSQQLWLDAGRAKDDADFQFEREGGDWQKEIALDFGVWLNRRLQHEELKFGEVERREWSTAKLFKQRLREFEQDLKEGLA from the coding sequence ATGGAAGACAAGACATTCAGTCAGTTGATTGCCCGTTACATCGAAGGCCGAAAACAGCCCAAGCTTGAAGCCTTCGACAAGGAAGCGGAAAAGAGGTTGGCGGGGCTTACTGACAGCGAACAGCTTGCTGTCACACAACAGGACATCGCCCAGCAGCGGCGAGAGCTGGAACAACGCTATGAGGTGCGCAACTGGCTGACCGATGCCGCCAGCCGTGCCGGGCAGATCAGCCTGGTGACTCATGCGCTGAAATTCACCCACAGCGATGCCAAAGGCAGCAGCGTTTTTCTGTCCACAGCAGAAGGGGATTTGGCTTATCTGGCTACCGCCACATTGCGCAACCCGGCGCTGGATGCCGTTGGGAACGCGGCGGCGCTGGATTGCGCCAAGCTGCTGCAAATGGAATATGAAGGTGAATCATTAATTGCCGTTCTTGACCGTGGCGATGATTCCCCTTTGGCGGCTTTAGCCGAATCTGATCGGCAGTTACAACAGTGGGTCAATGGCTTTAAACAGGTGCTGACGGATAAACAACCCAGCTCCCATAAACTGGCCAAACAGCTCTATTTCCCTATTGGGGATAACGAGTATCACCTGTTAAGCCCATTATTTTCATCCTCGTTAGCACACGCCATGCATCAGCGCATTGCGGATGCCCGTTTTAGTGATGCAGCAAAAGAGATCTATAGCGCTTTTAAAGCAGGAGAATGGCACCCGGCAGCGAGGGTAAGTTACCCCAATACGGCGGTGCAGAATATTGGCGGCACCAAACCGCAGAACATTTCTTACTTAAACAGCGTCCGTGGGGGCCGCACCTGGCTGCTCTCCTGTGCTGCGCCGAGTTGGAAAATCATCTCTAAACCCCCCACCAGGCATAAATCGATTTTCCATGACTACGGCGATTTCAGCCGGATGGCCTACCCCATCGTCAGGGAATTGCGCCACTATTTGCTGAGTGTCAAAGATCTCGAAAACACCAAAGACATCCGCGATAGCCGCCTGGCGTTTACCGATGAGATTATCGACACCCTGTTCAACTATGTGGCAATGGTACAAGACTTGGAGGTGCAGGCAGGCTGGAGTGCCAAAGAGGATTGCCAGCTTAAACGTTCGCAGCAGCTGTGGTTGGACGCTGGCCGGGCGAAAGATGACGCCGATTTCCAATTTGAGCGTGAAGGTGGCGATTGGCAGAAGGAGATCGCCCTGGACTTCGGCGTGTGGCTGAATCGCCGTTTACAACATGAAGAACTCAAATTTGGTGAAGTAGAGCGCCGGGAATGGTCAACGGCAAAGCTGTTTAAACAGCGGCTGCGCGAGTTCGAGCAAGATCTGAAGGAGGGCCTGGCATGA
- the cas3f gene encoding type I-F CRISPR-associated helicase Cas3f, translating into MNILLVAQCSKKALVETRRILDQFAERKGERTWQTAITQEGLNTLRKLLRKTARRNTAVACHWIKGANQTELLWIVGNLRCFNEQGAVPTNTTERDILKSQSENQWHSIETISLLAAIAGLFHDFGKANVLFQNGLRGEGKSFQPYRHEWISLRLFVAWVKGKSDREWLTALSHIGEPDEERMLGNLLKDSLDPFENPFIHLPPLAKTVAWLILSHHRLPVYLADEQHKPDLAQIECWLTQQLTADWNATNHLDPGWTAADQRNAWVFPYGTPVRSAQWRAKAQKFANRALQQPSLAHFGVLEQRFTSHLARLVLMLADHFYSSLPATAGWQDARYGAYANTDRSTKQCKQKLDEHNIGVGQNALLLGRSLPQIRSTLPALARHKGFKRRSEQAKFRWQDRAFDLTTAIRDRTQRQGFFGVNMASTGCGKTFANARIMYALADEKQGCRFSVALGLRTLTLQTGDALREKLALQEDDLAVLIGSMAVSQLHELNSDKALPLGTGSASADELFAEHQYVRYDGSLDDGRLSRWLSGAPTLHKLLSAPVLVTTIDHLIGATEAARGGKQIAPMLRLLTSDLVLDEPDDFDIADLPALCRLVNWAGVLGSRVLLSSATLPPALIQALFNAYRAGRADYQQACGQPDLPVNICCAWFDEHEPVQEDIQTTASFKQVHERFVARRVQQLQGAEILRRAQLIPVAAPSQRESDVLNSVAATLLSSMQQLHTAHHQVHESGKTVSLGVIRMANIDPLLAVAQRLLQTPVPPGWRIHYCVYHSQHPLAMRSYIEQRLDETLTRYNQQALWQIPEIKAALNGPEQRHLFVVLASPVAEVGRDHDYDWAIAEPSSMRSLIQLAGRIQRHRQQRCEIANLHILQKNVKALQGRELAYCRPGFESGKYLLDSHDLNEILLPEQYQTINAIPRAQEREKLEYKENFVDLEHYSLRAKLQGIKGEREYYAALWWREQATWCAEQQRRTPFRKSSPDELHYLWLEDESDEAIFQFPDSEPGQWKQSAGFSAIEPEFAAGNCAWMAMDYQQLYQRLADELNMEFSEVSQKFGEICLPEKEEGLWRYHPLLGVFDALE; encoded by the coding sequence ATGAATATTTTGCTGGTGGCCCAGTGCAGTAAAAAGGCGTTGGTAGAAACACGCCGCATCCTGGATCAGTTTGCTGAGCGTAAAGGGGAACGCACCTGGCAGACGGCGATCACTCAGGAAGGGTTGAATACGCTGAGAAAGTTGCTGCGTAAAACGGCGCGGCGCAATACCGCCGTGGCTTGCCACTGGATCAAGGGAGCCAATCAAACGGAATTGCTGTGGATCGTGGGTAATCTGCGTTGTTTCAATGAACAGGGAGCGGTGCCGACCAATACGACAGAACGGGATATTCTGAAAAGCCAGAGTGAGAACCAGTGGCACAGTATAGAAACAATCAGCCTGCTGGCGGCTATCGCCGGACTGTTTCATGACTTCGGTAAAGCTAATGTATTGTTCCAGAATGGGTTACGCGGCGAGGGGAAAAGTTTTCAACCGTATCGCCATGAATGGATTTCTCTGCGCCTGTTTGTGGCCTGGGTGAAGGGCAAAAGCGATCGGGAATGGTTAACTGCGCTCAGCCACATTGGCGAACCGGATGAAGAACGGATGCTGGGTAATCTGCTTAAAGATTCACTCGATCCGTTTGAAAATCCATTTATTCACCTGCCGCCGCTCGCCAAGACCGTGGCTTGGCTGATCCTTTCCCATCATCGTTTGCCTGTTTATCTGGCGGATGAGCAGCATAAGCCCGATTTGGCACAGATTGAATGCTGGTTAACGCAGCAGTTGACCGCCGATTGGAATGCCACCAATCATCTTGATCCTGGCTGGACGGCGGCGGATCAGCGCAACGCCTGGGTATTTCCGTATGGCACCCCCGTGCGCAGCGCGCAATGGCGTGCCAAGGCGCAGAAGTTTGCCAACCGGGCGCTCCAGCAGCCTTCGCTGGCTCATTTCGGCGTGCTTGAACAACGGTTTACCAGCCATCTTGCTCGCTTGGTGCTGATGCTGGCGGATCACTTTTACTCTTCATTACCCGCCACGGCAGGTTGGCAGGATGCCCGCTATGGCGCTTATGCCAATACCGATCGCAGCACCAAACAATGTAAACAGAAGCTGGATGAGCACAATATCGGCGTGGGCCAGAATGCCTTATTGCTGGGCCGCAGTTTGCCGCAGATTCGCAGTACCTTACCGGCGCTCGCTCGCCACAAAGGTTTCAAACGCCGCAGCGAACAGGCGAAATTCCGCTGGCAGGATCGCGCTTTTGATCTCACCACCGCAATCCGCGATCGCACCCAGCGGCAAGGCTTTTTTGGCGTGAATATGGCTTCTACCGGCTGCGGCAAGACATTTGCCAATGCGCGCATTATGTACGCACTGGCGGATGAGAAGCAGGGGTGCCGCTTTTCAGTGGCTTTAGGCTTGCGCACCTTAACCTTGCAAACGGGCGATGCCCTGCGGGAAAAACTCGCTTTACAAGAGGACGATTTAGCCGTGCTGATCGGCTCCATGGCAGTCAGCCAGTTGCATGAACTTAACAGTGATAAAGCGTTGCCGCTTGGTACTGGCAGCGCTTCTGCGGATGAATTGTTTGCTGAACATCAATACGTGCGTTACGACGGTAGCCTGGATGATGGCCGCTTAAGCCGTTGGCTCAGCGGTGCACCAACGTTGCATAAATTATTGAGTGCGCCGGTATTGGTGACCACTATCGACCACCTGATCGGCGCAACGGAAGCGGCGCGCGGCGGCAAGCAGATTGCGCCGATGCTGCGTTTGCTGACGTCCGATTTGGTATTGGATGAACCCGATGATTTTGATATCGCAGATTTACCCGCTTTATGCCGCCTGGTGAATTGGGCGGGGGTGTTGGGTTCCCGCGTGTTGCTTTCTTCCGCCACCTTGCCGCCCGCGCTGATTCAGGCGTTGTTCAATGCTTATCGTGCGGGCCGTGCCGATTATCAGCAGGCCTGTGGTCAGCCGGATCTACCGGTGAATATTTGCTGCGCCTGGTTTGATGAGCATGAGCCTGTGCAAGAAGATATCCAGACAACGGCCAGCTTTAAACAGGTGCACGAGCGCTTTGTTGCGCGCCGGGTGCAGCAATTGCAGGGTGCAGAGATTCTGCGCCGGGCGCAGTTGATTCCGGTTGCTGCGCCGAGCCAGCGGGAAAGTGATGTACTGAACAGCGTTGCGGCCACCTTGTTGAGTTCGATGCAGCAATTGCATACGGCGCACCACCAGGTTCATGAGTCGGGTAAAACGGTGTCGCTGGGGGTGATCCGCATGGCGAATATCGATCCGCTGCTGGCGGTGGCCCAACGTTTATTGCAAACGCCTGTGCCACCCGGTTGGCGCATTCATTATTGCGTTTATCACAGCCAGCATCCGCTGGCGATGCGTTCATATATCGAACAGCGGTTGGATGAAACACTGACACGTTATAACCAACAGGCGTTATGGCAAATCCCGGAAATCAAGGCGGCGCTCAATGGCCCTGAACAACGGCATCTGTTTGTGGTGCTTGCCAGCCCCGTAGCCGAAGTGGGCAGGGATCATGATTACGATTGGGCGATTGCCGAACCCAGCTCCATGCGTTCTTTGATCCAGTTGGCGGGGCGTATTCAGCGCCATCGTCAGCAGCGTTGTGAAATAGCCAATCTGCATATCCTGCAAAAAAACGTTAAAGCGCTGCAAGGTCGCGAGTTGGCATATTGCAGACCAGGGTTTGAATCGGGGAAATATCTCCTCGATAGCCATGATCTTAACGAGATCTTGCTGCCTGAGCAGTATCAAACCATCAATGCTATTCCACGGGCGCAGGAAAGAGAGAAACTTGAATACAAAGAAAATTTTGTCGATCTGGAACACTACAGCCTGCGTGCCAAATTGCAGGGGATAAAAGGTGAACGAGAGTATTACGCCGCTCTCTGGTGGCGCGAACAGGCCACTTGGTGCGCTGAACAGCAGCGCCGTACACCGTTCAGAAAATCTAGCCCGGACGAACTGCATTATCTGTGGCTGGAAGATGAAAGCGACGAAGCGATATTCCAATTCCCAGACAGTGAGCCGGGGCAGTGGAAGCAAAGTGCAGGCTTTAGCGCGATCGAACCTGAGTTCGCCGCCGGGAACTGTGCCTGGATGGCGATGGATTACCAGCAGCTTTATCAGCGGCTGGCAGATGAGCTGAATATGGAATTCAGCGAAGTCAGCCAGAAATTTGGTGAGATTTGTTTGCCTGAGAAAGAGGAAGGTTTATGGCGCTATCACCCGCTGTTGGGAGTGTTTGACGCACTCGAATGA
- the cas1f gene encoding type I-F CRISPR-associated endonuclease Cas1f: MNNQFSPSDLKTILHSKRANLYYLQHCRILVNGGRVEYVTDEGKQSLYWNIPIANTTAVMLGTGTSVTQAAMREFAKAGVLVGFCGGGGTPLFAANEVEVDVSWLTSQSEYRPTEYLQHWVSFWFDDDKRLAAAIAFQQQRIAQIRTHWLSARMQREQAFEVEAAQLNPILDGFMQRLSTCQNSNDVLAQEAVMTKALYKLAANGVKYGEFSRAKRGGGIDIANRFLDHGNYLAYGLGATAAWVIGLPHGLSILHGKTRRGGLVFDIADLIKDALILPQAFIAAMAGEDEQQFRQRCLTGFQQADALDVMIDTLKATAESLSQVGK, from the coding sequence ATGAATAACCAATTTTCCCCTTCCGATTTAAAGACCATCCTGCATTCAAAACGTGCCAATCTTTACTACCTTCAACACTGCCGCATCCTGGTTAACGGCGGGCGGGTGGAATACGTCACCGATGAAGGTAAACAATCTTTGTACTGGAATATTCCAATTGCTAATACCACCGCAGTGATGCTGGGAACGGGAACTTCTGTGACTCAGGCGGCCATGCGTGAATTTGCTAAAGCGGGGGTGCTGGTTGGATTCTGTGGTGGCGGTGGCACGCCGTTGTTTGCCGCGAATGAAGTTGAAGTGGATGTTTCCTGGTTAACCTCACAAAGCGAATACCGGCCAACGGAATATCTGCAACATTGGGTCAGTTTCTGGTTTGACGATGACAAACGCCTGGCGGCGGCGATTGCTTTTCAGCAACAGCGTATTGCGCAAATCCGCACCCATTGGCTTTCGGCGCGTATGCAGCGCGAACAGGCGTTTGAGGTTGAGGCAGCCCAGCTTAACCCGATACTCGACGGCTTTATGCAGCGTTTATCCACCTGCCAGAATAGCAACGACGTGCTGGCACAAGAGGCGGTTATGACGAAGGCGCTGTATAAACTGGCGGCCAACGGGGTGAAGTATGGCGAGTTCAGCCGCGCCAAGCGCGGCGGCGGTATTGATATCGCTAACCGGTTTTTGGATCACGGCAACTATTTGGCTTATGGCCTTGGCGCAACGGCGGCCTGGGTGATCGGCCTGCCGCACGGTTTGTCGATACTGCATGGCAAAACCCGGCGTGGGGGCCTGGTGTTTGATATTGCTGATTTGATTAAAGATGCCTTGATTCTGCCGCAGGCTTTTATTGCCGCTATGGCCGGCGAGGATGAACAGCAGTTTCGCCAGCGTTGCCTTACTGGGTTCCAACAGGCAGATGCCCTGGATGTGATGATCGATACCCTGAAAGCCACCGCAGAAAGTTTGTCGCAGGTGGGTAAATGA
- a CDS encoding 6-phospho-beta-glucosidase: protein MPASVFPADFLWGGALAANQAEGAYLAGGKGLTTVDMIPHGKDRLAVKLGQEKRFTLREDEFYPSHQGIDFYHRYKDDIALMAEMGFSVFRTSIAWSRIFPKGDETVPNAEGIAFYRDVFSECKKHGIEPLVTLCHFDVPMHLVQEYGSWRNRQMVGFFTHYARTCFEAFDGLVKYWLTFNEINILLHSPFSGAGLVFEPGDNQEQVKYQAAHHELLASALATKIAHEINPENQVGCMLAGGNFYPWSCKPADVWAALEKDRENLFFIDVQARGAYPSYTQRLFREKGISVAMEAGDSEILKHSVDFVSFSYYASRCASAEMNEHNSSAANIVKSLKNPHIQASEWGWGIDPLGLRITMNMMYDRYQKPLFLVENGLGAKDEINQQGEIDDEYRISYLREHIKAMADAIDDGIPVMGYTSWGCIDLVSASTGEMSKRYGFVYVDRDDRGNGTLARTRKKSFYWYQKVIASNGADLG, encoded by the coding sequence ATGCCAGCATCTGTTTTCCCCGCCGATTTTTTATGGGGTGGTGCTCTCGCTGCCAATCAGGCCGAAGGCGCTTATCTTGCGGGCGGCAAAGGGCTGACCACGGTGGATATGATCCCTCACGGTAAAGATCGGCTGGCGGTCAAACTGGGCCAGGAAAAACGCTTCACCTTGCGTGAAGATGAGTTCTACCCCAGCCATCAGGGCATCGATTTTTATCATCGTTATAAAGACGATATCGCCTTAATGGCGGAAATGGGGTTCAGCGTATTTCGCACCTCAATCGCCTGGAGCCGTATTTTCCCGAAAGGTGATGAAACGGTGCCTAATGCGGAAGGCATCGCTTTCTACCGCGATGTGTTTAGCGAATGTAAAAAGCACGGCATCGAGCCGCTGGTAACGTTGTGCCATTTCGATGTACCGATGCATTTGGTGCAGGAATACGGTTCATGGCGTAACCGGCAAATGGTCGGGTTCTTCACCCATTACGCCCGCACCTGTTTTGAAGCGTTTGACGGGTTGGTGAAATACTGGCTGACGTTTAATGAAATCAATATATTGCTGCACAGCCCGTTTTCTGGCGCAGGGCTGGTTTTTGAGCCGGGTGATAACCAGGAGCAGGTGAAATATCAGGCGGCGCATCACGAACTGTTGGCGAGTGCGTTGGCGACGAAAATCGCCCATGAAATCAACCCGGAGAATCAGGTTGGCTGCATGCTGGCGGGGGGCAATTTCTATCCGTGGTCGTGTAAACCCGCAGATGTCTGGGCCGCGCTGGAAAAAGACCGCGAAAACCTGTTTTTCATCGACGTGCAGGCGCGTGGGGCTTACCCCTCATACACACAACGCCTGTTTCGCGAAAAAGGCATTAGCGTCGCGATGGAAGCGGGCGACAGCGAGATCCTCAAACACAGCGTCGATTTCGTTTCCTTTAGCTACTATGCCTCGCGCTGCGCATCGGCAGAGATGAATGAGCACAACAGCAGCGCAGCCAACATTGTTAAGTCGCTGAAAAACCCGCATATCCAGGCCAGCGAATGGGGCTGGGGGATCGATCCTCTGGGCCTGCGCATTACCATGAATATGATGTATGACCGCTACCAGAAACCGTTGTTTCTGGTGGAAAATGGCCTGGGGGCGAAAGACGAAATCAATCAGCAGGGTGAGATTGATGACGAATATCGCATCAGCTATTTGCGCGAGCACATCAAAGCGATGGCGGACGCCATCGACGACGGTATCCCGGTCATGGGTTATACCTCCTGGGGCTGCATTGATCTGGTTTCTGCTTCCACTGGCGAAATGAGCAAACGCTATGGTTTTGTTTATGTGGATCGCGACGATCGGGGAAATGGCACCTTAGCCAGAACGAGAAAAAAATCGTTTTACTGGTACCAGAAGGTTATCGCCAGTAACGGGGCCGATTTAGGCTAG